The following is a genomic window from Lujinxingia vulgaris.
CGCGCCGCGCGCCGGTACGACAAGGTCTGGCGTACAACTTCCGCCAGTTCGCCATCGGCGCGCGCCATGCCCTCTTCCACCTCGACGCGGCGCTCCGAGAAGGTCGCCTCACTCTCGCGACGCTCCTCCACGATGTTGCGAATCTGCTCGCCCTCCTGCTCGGAGATGGCGAGGAGCTCCTCAGCGATCTCGCGCTCCCGAGCCAGCACCTGACGAATCTGGGCATCGCGCTCCTGACGCTCGCGCTCCCTGGTCTGCTCCACCGCCAGCCGGGCGGCCTCCTGAGCGCGTTGAGAGCGCTCCAGGCGCTCGGCGGCTTCCTGATCGACCTGCGAGCTCGCTTCGCGCTGCGCCTGCAGAGCCGCCTCGATCGCCCTCAACTTTTCGGTGTCTTGGTCGGCCAAGGCCTGAGCCGATGATGCCTGCGCCTGCCCCAACGCATGGTCGATGGTGGAGCCGACCAGCTCGCGCATCGCCACGCGGCTCTCCGGCTCTTCGGCCAGGCGCGCTTCTAAAAAGGCGCGCACCCGGGCATCCACCTCATCGCCGGCGAGTGCCTGCTGCGCGGCCGCTTCGGCCTCAGCGATGCTCTGGCGCAGCTCCTCGGCCCGGGCCTCACTGACATCTTCCGGCGCAAGCGCCGGCGCGGCGTCAGCGGCAGGTGCCGCCTCATCGCCTGACTCGCCAGCCTCATCCGAAGCAGAGTCCTGGCCAACCTCCTGCGGGTCGGCCTCGCTTGCGCCCTCCCCCGCGGATGTGCCAGAGACGTCTTCGCCACCATCGGCGACCGTCATACCGGGCATCTGGTCGACCACCACCTGGGCGCCACTCTCGGGGAGCGGGCATAGAAACACCGCGACAAGCGCTAAAACCCACGCGATCGCGACGCCTCCTCGCACTGCTGACATAGACTTGGCCGTTGTGGATGGAATCAGTAAGCTACCGCGCGAAAGGTTAAATCAACCTCCCCCGATCTCAAAGTTTTTGCCGTGCCCACACGTTTTATGCTCACCCGGCCGCGCCGCCCCTCGCCGTCGAGGCCCGGATCGCGCTGGCCTGTAGCGCTGCTCAGCGCCGCGCTGCTCTCAGCGACCCTGGGTTGCGCCACGCCGGCTACGCCCGAACCCACCTGGTCGGATGCGTTCCTGGCGGCGATGCGCCTGCCCGACACCCAGGCCGAGCCCGAAGTCGCCGCACTGGCCGAGCGCGCTCCCAATCGTGAGCAGGCCCGCGACGCCCGCTTTGAGCTCGCCCGCTTCGCGCTGCGCCGGGGCGATGTCGCGCTGGCCGAAGAGCGCTTTGAAGCGCTGTGGGCCGAAGGCATCGAAGACCATATCACAAGCCGGGCGCTCTATGAGTCGGCGCGCATTGAGCTTGAGCATCATCAGCGCCGCGCAGAGGCCATCGCCCTGCTCCACCGCGCCATCGCCCAGACCGCGCCCTGGGCCGGGACCGAGCTCGCGCTGGATTTCCTCAAAAAGATCGAGCGGCAGGCCGGCAACCAGCAAACCCTCATCGACGATCTGAGCCGCATCGCCGCCGAGCTGGAGAACGCGCGCCTCAAAGCCCAGCTCCACCTGACCATCGGGGAGCTCCACCACGCCGATCTTCAAGACGACGAGGGCGCGCTCAAGGCCTACCGCCGCGCAGCAAAAAGCTGCGAGGATTGCTCCGCCGCCGATGAGGCGATCTGGCGAATGGCCGAGATCTACAGCGCCTATCAGAACTTCGACGCCGCCACGCGCACCCTTTCGGTCGTCGCCGAACGCACCGACACAAGCTGGTTTGTAGGGAGCTACAACTCCCACCGCGCCGCCGACGCTCGCTTTGAGCTCGGCCGCATTCATATGCTCTTTCTCGAAGATTACGAGCAGGCCCGCGACCACTTCGAGCGCTTCATCGACACCTTCCCCCACGCCATGCGCCGCGACCAGGCCGAGTGGCACCTCGTCGAGATCACGCGTCTGACCGAGAGCGAGCGCGCCTACCGCCGCGCCCTGCGCCGTTTCAGTGACGACTTCCCCGAGAGCCGCCTGGCCGATGAAGCCCACCGACGTCTGGAGCAGCGCTCATGATCCGCATTGAGAACGTGACCAAATACCACGAAGGCCGCGTCGTTATTGATGATGTCACCCTGACCATCAACGACCAGACCAACGTCGGGCTTATCGGGCCCGGGGGCTGCGGAAAGTCGGTGCTCTTAAAGATCGTCTGCGGGCTGATCAAACCCGACAAAGGCCGGGTGCTCATCGACGATATCGACGTTCATAAGCTCAAGCCCACCGAGCTTGCCGATCTGCGCTTTCGCATCGGGATGCTCTTTCAGAACTACGCGCTCTTCGACTCGATGAACGTCGCCGACAACATCGCCTTCCCGCTGCGCCAGGCCGGGGAGACCGATGAGACGCTCATTGCCGAGAAGGTCAAGCAGGCGCTCATCGACATCAGCCTGCCGGGCATCGGGGATCGGTACCCCAATGAGCTCAGCGGTGGTATGAAGAAGCGCGTCAGCTTTGCGCGCGCGGTGATTCGCCGCCCGCCCATCGTCTTCTACGACGATCCGACGGCCGGGCTCGACCCGGTCACAAGCTCCAAGATCTTTATTCTGCTGCGCAAGATGCAGCACGAGCACGACACCACCTCGGTGACCATCAGCCACGATATCGAGGGCATCAAAGATATCTGCGATCGCTTCGCGATGCTCGACCGCGGCCGCCTGATCTTCGAGGGCGACCGCCAGGCCATTGAGGCCTGCGAGGACTCGCTGGTCAGCCAGTTCTGGCAGGGCTACAGCGACGACGAACTCAACGTATAAAGACGCTCATGCATCGACTCGCCACAACTCTGCAGGCCCCCTTTCACTGGCTGGGCCAGACGGCCATGAGCTGGTCCTTTAACGCCGGCGGCCTGGCTCTGCTGACCTTTCAGGTGCTGCGCAACCTGCTGCCGTGGCGCTGGCAGTTCGACGGGCCGGAGACCTGGCGAAATCTGTACCGGGTCGGCGTCAAGAGCTTCCCCATCGTGGTGGTAACCGCGATTCTGGTCGGCGCGATCATGGTTATTCAGTCCGGCCTCTACATCGAGCAGTACGGCGCCTACGGGCTTCTGGGCTGGGGGGCGGGCTACTCCATTCTGCGGGAGGTCGGCCCGATTCT
Proteins encoded in this region:
- a CDS encoding tetratricopeptide repeat protein — its product is MPTRFMLTRPRRPSPSRPGSRWPVALLSAALLSATLGCATPATPEPTWSDAFLAAMRLPDTQAEPEVAALAERAPNREQARDARFELARFALRRGDVALAEERFEALWAEGIEDHITSRALYESARIELEHHQRRAEAIALLHRAIAQTAPWAGTELALDFLKKIERQAGNQQTLIDDLSRIAAELENARLKAQLHLTIGELHHADLQDDEGALKAYRRAAKSCEDCSAADEAIWRMAEIYSAYQNFDAATRTLSVVAERTDTSWFVGSYNSHRAADARFELGRIHMLFLEDYEQARDHFERFIDTFPHAMRRDQAEWHLVEITRLTESERAYRRALRRFSDDFPESRLADEAHRRLEQRS
- a CDS encoding ABC transporter ATP-binding protein, whose amino-acid sequence is MIRIENVTKYHEGRVVIDDVTLTINDQTNVGLIGPGGCGKSVLLKIVCGLIKPDKGRVLIDDIDVHKLKPTELADLRFRIGMLFQNYALFDSMNVADNIAFPLRQAGETDETLIAEKVKQALIDISLPGIGDRYPNELSGGMKKRVSFARAVIRRPPIVFYDDPTAGLDPVTSSKIFILLRKMQHEHDTTSVTISHDIEGIKDICDRFAMLDRGRLIFEGDRQAIEACEDSLVSQFWQGYSDDELNV